A genomic region of Phragmites australis chromosome 2, lpPhrAust1.1, whole genome shotgun sequence contains the following coding sequences:
- the LOC133892772 gene encoding uncharacterized protein LOC133892772: MARAVVLVLALTVCCLLVAPVPARHPTDLPPQVTKAAAGCAEEADQATTLTVPEEGNAIAAQEEGREQGSSLLCLIFRCGGEPASAVVARASSKEPAALDAWTQNKDVEDRQEGPYNSNSDCGSDWDSDSDNSNSDCDSDWDSDSDDEEGGIMGWFWRLAHLF, encoded by the coding sequence ATGGCCCGCGCagtcgtcctcgtcctcgcccTCACAGTCTGCTGCCTCCTAGTGGCCCCTGTGCCGGCGCGCCACCCGACGGACCTCCCGCCGCAGGTGACCAAGGCCGCGGCAGGCTGTGCCGAGGAGGCAGATCAGGCAACCACCCTCACCGTGCCAGAGGAGGGCAACGCCATCGCTGCGCAGGAGGAGGGACGAGAGCAGGGATCCTCCCTACTGTGCCTCATCTTCCGTTGCGGTGGCGAGCCAGCAAGCGCGGTAGTGGCCCGGGCCAGCTCCAAGGAGCCCGCCGCGCTTGACGCATGGACCCAGAACAAGGATGTGGAAGACAGGCAGGAGGGGCCGTACAACTCCAATTCTGATTGTGGTTCGGATTGGGATTCTGACTCCGACAACTCCAATTCTGATTGTGATTCGGATTGGGATTCTGACTCCGACGACGAGGAGGGCGGCATCATGGGGTGGTTCTGGAGGCTGGCACATCTCTTCTGA
- the LOC133892782 gene encoding uncharacterized protein LOC133892782 yields the protein MPLYDCLLLAKPAVTRESLAELVARVARRAYQRNGVVTDLKSLGKVQLGYGIKKLDGRHFQGQLMQMTMMVPPSFTQELHYLNKEDRLLRWLVVKHRDAVYGLEFINEDDGRNEMSSFNLSHMRHGDDIEIDDDDEDDDDDDYEYEVEEEEK from the exons ATGCCGCTCTACGACTGCTTGCTGCTGGCGAAGCCGGCGGTGACCAGGGAATCCCTGGCGGAGCTGGTGGCGCGGGTGGCGCGGCGCGCCTACCAGCGCAACGGGGTCGTCACGGATCTCAAGTCCTTGGGCAAAGTGCAACTCGGCTACGGCATCAAGAAGCTCGACGGCCGCCACTTCCAG GGTCAGCTTATGCAAATGACCATGATGGTGCCACCCTCCTTCACGCAAGAACTCCACTATCTGAACAAGGAGGATAGGCTGCTTCGATGGCTGGTGGTGAAGCATAGAGATGCGGTATACGGTCTGGAGTTCATCAACGAGGATGATGGGAGGAATGAAATGAGCAGtttcaacctttctcatatgaGACACGGCGACGATATTGAAAtcgatgacgacgacgaggacgacgacgacgatgattaCGAGTATgaggttgaggaggaggagaagtag